From one Suicoccus acidiformans genomic stretch:
- a CDS encoding class I SAM-dependent methyltransferase, with the protein MSEQYFEQKPSSKHEEQMIQANLLGDAIRFKTDRGVFSKNQIDFGSRTLIECFVEYAAMQDLPKRVLELGAGYGPILLALAKYYPQSFFEGVEVNERAYELSRENAALNHITNVKFNQGDATDLPHSFEESYDYVLTNPPIRAGKQTIQLFVNQAQRALETDGELWLVIAKKQGAPSMKKHMQEVFGNVERVALNKGYWVLKSTKV; encoded by the coding sequence ATGTCAGAACAGTATTTTGAACAAAAGCCTTCGAGTAAACATGAAGAGCAAATGATTCAAGCAAATCTACTCGGGGATGCGATTCGCTTTAAAACAGACAGGGGAGTCTTTTCTAAAAACCAGATTGATTTCGGCTCCAGGACACTTATTGAATGCTTTGTTGAGTATGCGGCTATGCAAGATTTACCCAAACGGGTTTTAGAATTAGGGGCAGGCTATGGTCCAATTCTATTGGCTTTAGCTAAATATTATCCGCAGAGTTTCTTTGAAGGGGTGGAAGTCAATGAGCGGGCATATGAATTATCAAGGGAGAACGCTGCCTTAAATCACATTACCAATGTAAAGTTTAATCAGGGGGACGCCACGGATTTACCGCATTCCTTTGAAGAATCTTACGATTATGTCCTGACCAATCCACCTATCCGGGCAGGAAAGCAAACGATTCAACTTTTCGTCAATCAGGCTCAGCGAGCTCTGGAAACAGACGGGGAGTTATGGCTGGTAATTGCCAAAAAACAAGGTGCGCCATCTATGAAGAAGCACATGCAAGAAGTATTTGGGAATGTAGAGCGGGTAGCGTTAAATAAAGGTTATTGGGTTTTAAAGAGTACAAAAGTTTAA